The Devosia yakushimensis genome has a segment encoding these proteins:
- a CDS encoding ActS/PrrB/RegB family redox-sensitive histidine kinase, translating to MSLTQADGLPLPSSWRPLRQQSLVLVRWLAVIGQTIGVLFVDFGLGFPLPLLACLLLIGASVALNIWLVVRFGAAHRPSSLFASGQIAFDLCQLGGLLALTGGLHNPFSLLLLAPVSVSATSLPQRASTLIAVLAALIASILAVWHLPLPWTPGEELVFNRIYVIGIWVSIVCGVVFISAYTSRVAHDARQIADALAATELALSHKEQLSALDGLAAAAAHELGTPLSTIALAAKEMRADAIPGSDLAGDVELIIEQAARCRAILAKLRNLGNEAGDPFAAVPLTDLLAEVARPHETRGKAILFDAADTSGPAPVFTRSVGLLYGLGNLIENASDFARSTVRIEAAWDSTAVSVAITDDGPGFAPELIARLGEPYLTSRPRDAQGADAHKPGGLGLGIFIAKTLLERSGARLAFQNIAPNGHAQVRIVWPRGAVE from the coding sequence ATGAGTTTGACCCAGGCCGATGGCCTGCCTTTGCCCTCCAGCTGGCGCCCCTTGCGCCAGCAGAGCCTGGTGCTGGTGCGCTGGCTGGCCGTCATCGGGCAGACCATTGGCGTGCTCTTTGTCGATTTCGGCCTGGGCTTTCCCCTGCCGCTGCTGGCCTGCCTGCTGCTGATCGGCGCCTCGGTGGCGCTCAATATCTGGCTGGTCGTTCGCTTCGGGGCCGCCCACCGGCCCTCCTCGCTCTTTGCCTCTGGCCAGATCGCTTTCGATCTCTGCCAATTGGGGGGCCTGCTGGCACTGACCGGGGGATTGCACAATCCCTTTTCGCTGCTGCTGCTGGCGCCCGTCTCGGTTTCGGCCACCTCGCTTCCCCAGCGCGCCAGCACGCTCATTGCCGTGCTGGCCGCGCTGATCGCCTCGATCCTGGCCGTCTGGCACCTGCCTCTGCCCTGGACGCCGGGCGAGGAGCTGGTGTTCAACCGCATCTATGTCATCGGCATCTGGGTCTCGATCGTCTGCGGCGTGGTCTTCATCTCCGCCTATACCAGCCGCGTCGCCCACGACGCCCGCCAGATCGCCGATGCCCTGGCGGCAACCGAGCTGGCCCTGTCGCACAAGGAGCAGCTCTCCGCGCTTGATGGCCTGGCCGCCGCCGCCGCCCACGAATTGGGCACGCCCCTTTCCACCATTGCCCTGGCTGCCAAGGAAATGCGGGCCGATGCCATTCCCGGCAGCGACCTGGCCGGCGATGTCGAGCTGATCATCGAACAGGCCGCCCGCTGCCGCGCCATCCTCGCCAAGCTGCGCAATCTGGGCAATGAGGCCGGCGACCCCTTCGCCGCCGTGCCCCTTACTGATCTCCTGGCCGAAGTCGCCCGTCCGCATGAAACCCGCGGCAAAGCCATCCTGTTCGACGCTGCCGACACGTCCGGCCCCGCCCCGGTCTTCACCCGCAGCGTGGGCCTGCTCTATGGCCTGGGGAACCTGATCGAAAACGCCTCCGATTTCGCCCGTAGCACCGTGCGCATCGAGGCGGCATGGGACAGCACCGCCGTTTCGGTCGCCATCACCGATGACGGCCCCGGCTTTGCCCCCGAGCTGATCGCCCGGCTGGGCGAACCCTATCTCACCAGCCGCCCCCGCGACGCTCAGGGCGCCGACGCCCACAAGCCCGGGGGCCTGGGCCTCGGCATCTTCATCGCCAAGACCCTGCTCGAACGCAGCGGCGCCCGGCTGGCGTTTCAGAACATCGCCCCCAATGGGCATGCCCAGGTCCGCATCGTCTGGCCGCGGGGCGCGGTGGAATAG